A part of Desulfofundulus salinus genomic DNA contains:
- a CDS encoding TRAP transporter substrate-binding protein, with product MRKSLLGMIAVLLLAGLAVTGCSGGAAKEGKKEEESGAAKPIVLKYAFFAPANTFPARQMEKWKEELEKRTNNKVKVELFPGGTLLTAQNMYDGVKNGVADIGLSCPTYEPGRFPLLAISDLPSGFPNSRVASQVVFDLIKEFPPDAFKDFKIITAFATEPAHLMVTEPVTSLQDLKGKQIRISGALTPVLKELGASPVGMPMSEVPEALQTGIIKGLVTSREILMDLKLAEKLKYTTDYPLTITSFVAVMNKDVWNSLPPDVQKVIDDLSLEMAIWTGEYMDNHVKEALEWSKKEHGLQIITLSPEEKAAWDKILKPIQDKYVEELKAKGLPAEEYRKRLYELKEKYSKQ from the coding sequence TTGAGGAAGAGTTTGTTAGGCATGATCGCGGTTTTATTGCTGGCTGGCTTGGCGGTTACGGGCTGCAGCGGGGGTGCTGCAAAAGAGGGTAAAAAGGAAGAAGAATCCGGGGCTGCAAAACCTATCGTCTTGAAATATGCTTTCTTTGCTCCTGCCAATACTTTCCCTGCCAGGCAAATGGAAAAGTGGAAGGAAGAACTGGAGAAGCGGACCAATAACAAGGTCAAGGTCGAGTTGTTCCCCGGGGGAACCCTGCTGACTGCTCAGAACATGTATGATGGGGTAAAAAACGGGGTGGCAGACATTGGCTTGTCCTGTCCGACCTACGAACCTGGCCGCTTCCCGTTGTTGGCCATTTCAGACCTGCCTTCCGGTTTCCCCAACTCCAGGGTAGCCAGCCAGGTGGTCTTCGATTTGATTAAGGAGTTTCCGCCCGACGCCTTTAAGGATTTTAAGATTATCACTGCTTTTGCCACTGAACCTGCCCACCTGATGGTCACGGAGCCGGTTACCAGCCTGCAAGACCTGAAAGGGAAACAAATTAGAATATCCGGGGCTCTTACCCCGGTCTTAAAGGAATTGGGCGCTTCCCCCGTGGGGATGCCCATGTCGGAGGTCCCGGAAGCCCTCCAAACAGGTATTATTAAGGGGCTGGTGACTTCGCGAGAAATCCTGATGGATTTGAAACTGGCGGAGAAACTCAAGTACACGACCGATTACCCCCTGACCATCACCAGCTTTGTGGCGGTGATGAATAAAGATGTCTGGAACTCCCTTCCCCCTGACGTGCAAAAAGTGATTGATGACTTGAGCCTCGAAATGGCCATTTGGACCGGCGAGTACATGGATAACCACGTCAAGGAAGCCCTGGAATGGAGTAAAAAGGAACACGGCCTGCAAATAATCACCCTTTCTCCGGAGGAGAAGGCGGCCTGGGACAAAATCCTCAAACCCATTCAGGATAAATACGTTGAGGAATTGAAGGCAAAGGGCCTGCCTGCCGAGGAATACAGAAAGAGGCTTTATGAATTGAAGGAGAAGTACAGCAAGCAGTAG
- a CDS encoding pseudouridine synthase, with translation MAERERQRLDKVLAHMGFGTRKEIKKLVKEKRVRVNGELANDPGLHVLPGRDHIEVDGEPVEYRQYIYIMLNKPQGFLSATEDRFAQVVVDLLPPEYRAFHPFPVGRLDKDAEGLLLLTNDGKLAHQLLSPKKRVPKTYFAVVCGMVTETDVEAFRHGVILNDGYRTMPGELKILRSGPESEVELTIYEGKYHQVKRMFQSVGKKVTYLKRIAMGPLMLDEPLKPGEYRELTEEEISRLRELNPAR, from the coding sequence ATGGCGGAAAGAGAGCGGCAGCGCCTGGATAAAGTGCTGGCACACATGGGGTTTGGTACCCGTAAAGAGATTAAAAAGCTGGTTAAAGAAAAAAGAGTCAGGGTCAACGGGGAGCTGGCCAATGACCCGGGATTACACGTTTTGCCCGGCCGTGATCACATTGAGGTGGACGGCGAACCCGTAGAGTACAGGCAGTACATTTATATAATGCTGAATAAGCCGCAAGGCTTTCTATCCGCCACCGAAGATAGATTTGCGCAAGTAGTGGTTGACCTGCTCCCTCCTGAGTATCGTGCATTTCATCCGTTCCCTGTAGGGCGGCTGGACAAAGATGCAGAGGGATTGCTTTTACTTACCAATGACGGCAAACTGGCTCATCAACTCCTGTCACCCAAAAAACGTGTGCCCAAAACGTATTTTGCCGTGGTATGCGGAATGGTTACAGAAACAGATGTGGAAGCATTTCGTCATGGGGTAATCTTAAATGATGGCTACCGTACCATGCCCGGTGAGTTAAAGATTCTTCGCTCCGGGCCTGAATCGGAGGTTGAACTTACCATTTATGAAGGAAAATATCATCAGGTAAAGCGCATGTTTCAATCTGTGGGCAAGAAAGTAACCTATCTGAAACGGATTGCCATGGGACCCTTAATGCTGGATGAACCATTGAAACCCGGAGAGTACCGTGAATTGACGGAAGAGGAAATTAGCAGGCTGCGGGAATTAAACCCGGCAAGATAG
- a CDS encoding TRAP transporter small permease, which yields MLEKQVMQKRAVAGLPGKVEALDRLNSLSLVLNQGLAWVAGGSLLLMVLVVVGNALLRVVYAPFSGTTEIVGWLAAVTGAFGLGYTQVNRGYVELDALVERLSPGLQKAIKRLMLFISMIFFALVAWQITVYGLNVAKNGNLSETMGIPFYPLIFLVSLGFVGLTLAIFVDFLKEFNGGATR from the coding sequence TTGCTGGAAAAACAAGTGATGCAGAAAAGGGCGGTAGCCGGCCTGCCCGGTAAGGTGGAGGCTCTTGACCGTTTAAACAGTCTGAGCCTCGTGCTCAATCAAGGGCTGGCCTGGGTGGCCGGCGGCAGTTTGCTATTGATGGTGCTGGTGGTCGTTGGTAATGCCCTCCTGCGCGTGGTTTATGCGCCGTTTTCCGGTACCACGGAAATTGTCGGCTGGCTGGCGGCCGTTACTGGGGCTTTCGGGCTGGGTTATACCCAGGTTAACCGGGGCTACGTCGAGCTGGATGCCCTGGTTGAGCGGTTATCACCTGGTTTGCAGAAGGCCATCAAGCGTCTCATGCTTTTCATCAGCATGATCTTTTTTGCCCTGGTTGCATGGCAGATCACCGTTTACGGCCTGAATGTGGCTAAAAACGGCAACCTGTCGGAAACCATGGGGATACCCTTTTACCCCCTGATATTCCTGGTTTCGCTGGGTTTTGTGGGATTGACCCTGGCCATATTCGTTGATTTTCTCAAGGAGTTTAACGGGGGTGCCACCAGGTGA
- a CDS encoding nucleotidyltransferase domain-containing protein, with protein MLLESEKIISEIKRHVQDRPQVAVAYLMGSYAGGTATPLSDVDVGIGLYPSLCPNTDDALDLAAALEYSLTEALFPGYDAEPWAEWLFTPVEVVVLNAPHTLSSLPWMLAGALPVHTPDPSFKVELEKLAFRRGRSTPEEATIAAWRLKATWIVRTARGQVFASYEGILRTCLNLAHRAVVRLGLPVPEERQQLPLVLYRAGIITRRAASFITEAINILCHDRVNFQAWEYLHHYLHLLADYALQVEDALERTVKQQQRPAR; from the coding sequence ATGCTTCTCGAGAGCGAAAAAATTATCAGTGAAATTAAACGCCATGTCCAGGACCGGCCACAGGTGGCCGTGGCCTATTTGATGGGGTCTTATGCCGGGGGCACGGCCACCCCTTTGAGTGATGTGGATGTGGGCATCGGCCTTTACCCCTCCCTGTGCCCGAACACAGACGACGCCCTGGACCTGGCAGCGGCACTGGAATACTCCCTGACGGAGGCGCTTTTTCCCGGTTATGACGCCGAACCCTGGGCGGAATGGCTCTTCACCCCGGTGGAAGTGGTGGTGCTGAACGCACCCCACACCCTTTCTTCCCTCCCCTGGATGCTGGCCGGCGCCCTGCCGGTCCACACCCCGGATCCCTCCTTTAAGGTGGAACTGGAAAAGCTGGCTTTCCGGCGCGGCCGCTCCACGCCGGAAGAGGCCACCATTGCCGCCTGGCGGCTAAAGGCAACCTGGATCGTCCGCACCGCCCGGGGCCAGGTTTTTGCCTCCTATGAGGGCATTCTGCGCACCTGCCTGAACCTGGCCCACCGGGCGGTGGTCAGGCTGGGGCTACCCGTGCCGGAAGAACGGCAACAGTTGCCCCTGGTACTGTACCGGGCCGGCATCATTACCCGGCGGGCGGCTTCCTTTATCACAGAAGCCATCAATATACTGTGCCACGACCGTGTAAACTTCCAGGCGTGGGAATACCTGCACCATTACCTCCACCTGCTGGCCGACTATGCCCTGCAGGTGGAAGACGCCCTGGAAAGGACCGTGAAGCAGCAGCAGCGACCGGCGAGATAG
- a CDS encoding DUF2357 domain-containing protein, translated as MPTKILEIRKRIDIDTFENRFVKWIITSIQNKLRHFQRVYRRTFADSSVFDERIIEMTDSMWNRLYKMKRFSFLVDVGDLHRIDTLSLVLQMAPGYREVYKYYLMLVKGLSLQSDIFHISIKDLAQLYEYWCFLKLHSILRDRYQLEKHDLIRVNNTGLTVRLDKSRRASIYYTNPQNNEKIVLSYNNLLNTKMPTTSQRPDSMLTLKKEDGDVEYQYVFDAKYRLNPALPGSEYYSKYRKPGPEEDDINTMHRYRDAILYSRGEEIAKTVFGAYIFSLTRIVVIMQA; from the coding sequence TTGCCAACCAAAATCCTTGAGATTCGGAAGAGAATTGATATTGATACCTTTGAGAATCGTTTTGTCAAATGGATCATTACCTCGATCCAGAACAAACTACGCCACTTCCAGAGGGTATACCGAAGGACATTCGCTGACTCTAGTGTTTTTGATGAGCGAATAATTGAAATGACCGATTCTATGTGGAATAGGTTATATAAAATGAAGAGGTTTAGCTTCCTAGTTGATGTAGGAGATTTACACCGGATAGACACTCTTTCACTGGTCTTACAAATGGCCCCCGGGTATCGGGAGGTATATAAGTATTACTTAATGTTGGTTAAAGGGCTGAGTTTGCAGTCCGATATTTTCCATATTTCCATCAAGGACCTGGCCCAGCTTTATGAGTACTGGTGTTTTCTCAAACTACACTCTATCTTACGGGACAGGTACCAATTAGAAAAGCATGATCTAATCAGGGTAAACAATACGGGTTTAACAGTTAGATTAGACAAATCGAGGCGGGCTAGTATTTATTATACTAATCCCCAAAATAATGAGAAGATTGTTTTATCCTACAACAACCTACTCAATACAAAGATGCCCACCACTAGCCAAAGGCCCGACAGCATGCTTACCTTGAAAAAGGAAGATGGGGATGTTGAGTACCAATACGTGTTTGACGCCAAATACCGCCTAAATCCCGCCCTTCCCGGCAGTGAATATTACTCAAAATACCGCAAACCGGGGCCCGAAGAGGACGATATAAATACCATGCACCGTTATCGTGATGCTATACTTTATTCCCGAGGAGAGGAAATAGCCAAAACTGTTTTTGGGGCCTACATTTTTTCCCTTACAAGGATAGTAGTTATTATGCAGGCATAA
- a CDS encoding putative toxin-antitoxin system toxin component, PIN family yields the protein MKVVMDTNILVSAIGWTGPPHRLLKACIGRKLKLFISPALIEELILVIARPKLKVVAAHPDLRWIISWLCQPERLIIPRKQLNVITEDPADNRVLECALEAGAGAIVSGDEHLLGLKIFSDIPILKATEACRAWKIT from the coding sequence ATGAAAGTTGTTATGGATACAAATATACTGGTATCAGCCATCGGTTGGACTGGCCCCCCGCACCGGCTGCTAAAGGCATGTATAGGGAGAAAACTAAAGCTTTTTATCAGCCCGGCTTTAATCGAAGAATTGATCCTGGTTATAGCCCGCCCGAAGCTTAAAGTGGTCGCCGCCCATCCTGATTTGCGCTGGATAATATCCTGGTTGTGCCAACCGGAACGTCTAATTATCCCCCGGAAGCAGCTAAATGTCATCACGGAAGATCCTGCCGACAACAGGGTTCTCGAGTGTGCACTGGAGGCAGGCGCCGGGGCCATCGTTTCCGGCGACGAACACCTGCTGGGTTTGAAAATCTTTTCTGACATCCCCATCCTGAAGGCTACCGAAGCATGCCGGGCCTGGAAAATTACCTGA
- a CDS encoding AbrB/MazE/SpoVT family DNA-binding domain-containing protein, giving the protein MCCLCTRNIIKTTVSHRYQTVIPAGIRERYNIREGTRIAWIDQGGEIKIIPLPAEPGKLFRGAGKGKDLLGLLMKYREKERKVNE; this is encoded by the coding sequence GTGTGTTGTTTGTGCACAAGAAATATCATTAAAACCACTGTCAGTCACCGTTACCAGACCGTTATTCCAGCCGGGATTAGGGAACGCTATAATATCCGGGAAGGCACGCGCATAGCCTGGATCGACCAGGGCGGGGAGATAAAAATAATTCCTTTGCCAGCTGAACCGGGTAAACTTTTCCGGGGTGCTGGAAAGGGAAAGGATTTGCTCGGTTTACTGATGAAGTACCGGGAAAAGGAACGGAAAGTAAATGAGTGA
- a CDS encoding AbrB/MazE/SpoVT family DNA-binding domain-containing protein: protein MTLPKEIRAVLEIEEGDRVLLKVEP, encoded by the coding sequence ATGACGTTGCCGAAAGAAATAAGGGCAGTCCTTGAAATTGAAGAGGGTGACCGGGTTTTGCTTAAAGTTGAACCATAG
- a CDS encoding MrcB family domain-containing protein → MRALLEEFMNNYAYARDHDPIKGHPLSNVMKRMVEKVQAISCVATYDGIIVEGSIGKGNWAKIPWLALLDSRITDTTQKGVYVVYLFSEDMSRLYLTLNQGVTEISQKLGTIEARRSLRDKAQEIGARPDVQALDGFRVGNDIDLATMSHLGLLYVEGTIAYKEYHARDLPDDNVLERDLCSLLSVYKNYADETAVIDRKSRPPVNYRDTVHSIYEYIKAKGFVFEEDLLFNFFLSLKTKPFVILAGISGTGKTKLIELFAEAVGATSDNGRFELIPVRPDWNDSSDLLGYRNLEGKFQPGILTRVIQRALSDINNPYFVCLDEMNLARVEYYFSDFLSLLETRRWYKGELRTNKIFRETDFVFQEDREEFAGLYIPENLYIVGSVNMDETTHPFSKKVLDRANTIEFFEVALDNYGSYQETIHFEGQAFLPQKVSSSVLRSEYCVLSDCLPERKAIVDEVVNILTKVNDILQPANLHVGYRVRDEISFYMIYNQEFGLMDKDKAFDWQLLQKILPRLQGSSRKIYQALIGLFELCTNVPLESSEGAAEEAENVLENVAVVRWPRSARKIAYMLGRYEEDGFTSFWA, encoded by the coding sequence TTGCGGGCTTTGCTTGAAGAATTCATGAATAATTATGCTTATGCTAGAGATCATGATCCGATTAAAGGTCATCCCTTGAGTAATGTCATGAAAAGAATGGTAGAAAAAGTCCAAGCTATATCCTGTGTCGCAACCTATGATGGAATTATAGTTGAAGGATCTATTGGCAAGGGTAATTGGGCAAAAATACCTTGGTTGGCACTGTTGGATTCTAGAATAACCGATACTACACAAAAAGGTGTCTATGTTGTTTATCTATTTTCCGAGGACATGAGCAGGCTTTACCTGACATTAAATCAAGGTGTTACCGAAATATCCCAAAAGTTAGGGACGATAGAAGCGAGGCGTTCATTGAGAGATAAAGCACAAGAGATCGGGGCACGACCTGATGTACAAGCATTAGATGGTTTTAGAGTCGGAAATGATATCGATCTCGCAACTATGTCACATCTAGGACTCCTGTACGTTGAAGGTACAATCGCCTATAAAGAGTACCATGCAAGAGATTTACCGGACGACAATGTACTGGAAAGGGATCTCTGCTCTTTGCTTTCAGTATATAAGAATTACGCAGATGAAACTGCCGTCATTGATCGAAAGTCCCGTCCCCCGGTTAATTATCGTGATACTGTTCACAGTATCTACGAATATATAAAAGCCAAGGGTTTCGTCTTTGAAGAAGACCTGCTCTTCAACTTCTTCCTCAGCTTAAAGACAAAGCCTTTTGTCATTCTCGCCGGCATTTCTGGTACGGGAAAAACAAAGCTAATTGAGCTGTTTGCCGAGGCAGTGGGTGCAACCAGTGATAATGGTAGGTTTGAGCTTATTCCCGTTAGGCCTGACTGGAACGACAGTTCCGATCTACTAGGGTACAGGAATTTAGAGGGCAAGTTCCAGCCGGGGATCCTTACAAGAGTTATACAGCGGGCACTTTCAGATATTAATAACCCATACTTTGTCTGTCTGGATGAGATGAACTTGGCCCGGGTCGAGTATTACTTCAGTGATTTCCTAAGTCTTCTGGAAACCAGGCGGTGGTATAAAGGAGAATTACGGACTAATAAGATCTTTAGGGAAACCGACTTTGTCTTCCAAGAAGACCGGGAGGAATTTGCTGGCTTGTACATTCCTGAAAACCTGTATATTGTCGGTTCGGTCAATATGGACGAAACGACTCATCCTTTCAGCAAGAAAGTCTTAGACAGGGCTAATACCATTGAGTTTTTTGAGGTTGCTTTAGACAACTACGGTAGCTATCAAGAGACAATTCATTTCGAAGGACAAGCCTTTCTTCCCCAAAAAGTTTCATCTTCAGTTCTAAGAAGCGAATACTGTGTCTTAAGTGACTGTCTACCGGAAAGGAAAGCTATAGTCGATGAGGTAGTAAACATTTTGACAAAGGTCAACGATATTTTACAACCGGCCAACCTGCACGTTGGTTACCGGGTTCGAGATGAGATTAGTTTTTATATGATTTACAATCAAGAATTTGGTTTGATGGATAAAGACAAAGCTTTTGATTGGCAGCTTCTTCAAAAGATTCTGCCGCGGCTTCAGGGGAGCTCACGCAAAATTTACCAAGCTCTGATAGGTCTGTTTGAATTATGCACCAACGTTCCTTTAGAAAGTAGCGAAGGTGCTGCAGAAGAAGCGGAAAACGTCCTAGAAAATGTTGCAGTAGTAAGATGGCCAAGAAGTGCCCGAAAGATTGCCTACATGTTAGGGAGGTACGAGGAGGATGGGTTTACATCTTTCTGGGCATAG
- the truD gene encoding tRNA pseudouridine(13) synthase TruD: MKLKVTPEDFVVRELARLPLREKGPYRLYLLEKKGWNTIDLLLQLARAHGLPYRLFAYGGLKDRHAHTFQYVTVKHPANLTTADKNFSFQSIGYMDRPMGPDLLEGNEFAITIRALSAEEVSRITRRVDEVRGFGYPNYYDDQRFGSMDRQMGFMAERLLKKHYNGSLQIYLTGIYPEEKKEAKERKRFFREHWGDWATCLSRAKTTMESRIFSLLAEKPKAYIEALQMIPREELSLLFSAYQSFLFNELLRRILQDLGLDLAAVPGVAGPYLFYRRLERKELACLKSLALPLAASRMEFPDARTEQLFAAILEERGIKRSSFNLRKVRQAFFKSTPRNAIVFPGDFRLEPAEPDDLYPGRQKIRLFFKLPRGSYGTMLIKRLTMP; this comes from the coding sequence ATGAAATTAAAGGTGACCCCGGAGGATTTCGTGGTCAGGGAATTGGCCCGCCTGCCTCTCCGGGAAAAAGGACCCTACCGGCTGTACCTTTTAGAAAAGAAAGGATGGAATACCATCGATCTTTTGCTCCAGCTTGCCAGGGCCCATGGCCTTCCATACCGCCTTTTTGCTTACGGGGGATTAAAGGACAGGCACGCCCATACTTTTCAGTACGTCACGGTTAAGCATCCCGCTAATTTAACCACCGCGGACAAAAACTTTTCCTTCCAGAGCATTGGCTATATGGACAGGCCCATGGGGCCCGATCTTCTGGAGGGAAACGAGTTTGCCATCACCATCCGCGCCCTCAGTGCGGAAGAGGTATCCCGCATCACCCGCCGGGTTGATGAGGTCAGGGGTTTTGGCTACCCCAATTACTATGATGACCAGCGTTTCGGCAGCATGGACCGCCAGATGGGCTTCATGGCCGAGAGATTGCTGAAAAAGCACTATAACGGCAGCCTGCAGATCTACCTTACCGGTATTTACCCGGAAGAAAAAAAAGAGGCCAAGGAACGAAAGCGCTTTTTCCGCGAACACTGGGGGGATTGGGCGACCTGCCTTTCCCGTGCCAAAACCACCATGGAAAGTAGAATATTTTCCCTGCTGGCAGAGAAACCAAAGGCCTACATAGAGGCCTTGCAGATGATCCCCAGGGAAGAGCTTTCGCTTCTTTTTTCGGCCTACCAGAGTTTTCTCTTTAACGAGCTTTTAAGAAGGATTTTGCAGGATCTCGGGCTTGATCTTGCGGCTGTTCCGGGAGTGGCCGGACCCTATCTTTTTTACCGGCGCCTGGAAAGAAAAGAACTTGCCTGTTTGAAGTCTCTTGCCCTGCCGCTGGCTGCCAGCCGCATGGAGTTTCCCGATGCCCGCACCGAACAACTCTTTGCGGCCATCCTGGAGGAAAGAGGCATCAAGCGCAGCAGTTTCAACCTCCGCAAGGTGCGGCAGGCCTTTTTTAAGTCGACTCCCAGGAATGCCATAGTTTTTCCCGGCGATTTTCGTTTGGAGCCGGCGGAACCCGATGACCTTTACCCCGGCAGGCAGAAAATCCGCCTTTTTTTTAAGCTGCCGCGGGGGAGCTACGGGACAATGCTCATCAAGAGGTTGACCATGCCTTGA
- a CDS encoding YkgJ family cysteine cluster protein — MVIEIAPEKLKLIAAQKEDENWEFRSFLKTSIADKKVDSLVHRLYKDISSQVDCKQCANCCRECSPVLHDKDITRLSQGTGIPVSEFIEKYLKKVENDYLFNQKPCPFLKDNLCTQYSYRPGDCRSYPHLHKKGFVFRLIRVIDNYAVCPIVFHVYEELKKELGWKKRTRPGRMPT, encoded by the coding sequence ATGGTTATTGAAATTGCGCCGGAAAAGCTTAAATTGATAGCCGCACAGAAAGAAGATGAAAACTGGGAATTCCGTTCCTTTTTAAAAACCAGTATTGCGGATAAAAAAGTGGATTCCCTGGTACACAGGCTGTATAAAGATATTTCTTCGCAGGTTGACTGTAAACAGTGCGCCAACTGTTGCCGGGAATGCAGTCCAGTTCTGCACGATAAAGATATCACGAGGTTATCTCAAGGGACGGGTATTCCGGTTTCTGAATTTATAGAGAAATACTTGAAGAAAGTTGAAAACGACTATCTTTTCAACCAGAAACCCTGCCCGTTTCTAAAGGACAATCTGTGTACGCAATATTCATACCGTCCCGGTGATTGCAGGAGTTATCCTCACTTGCACAAAAAGGGTTTTGTTTTCCGGTTGATCAGGGTAATTGATAATTATGCCGTCTGTCCAATTGTGTTTCATGTTTACGAGGAACTGAAAAAAGAGTTGGGCTGGAAGAAAAGGACCAGACCCGGAAGAATGCCGACGTAA
- a CDS encoding type II toxin-antitoxin system Phd/YefM family antitoxin: MENIINVENARRILGDLISRVNENKQPVIITRRSKEKAILLDYDEYVRLKTLAEKAKEDQLIEALEKIQQAVAEAGIPYEAVAEAIREVRSR, translated from the coding sequence ATGGAAAACATCATTAATGTGGAAAATGCCAGGCGGATTCTGGGGGATTTGATCAGCCGGGTAAACGAAAATAAACAACCGGTAATCATCACCCGGCGCTCGAAAGAAAAGGCCATTCTTCTGGATTATGATGAGTACGTGCGATTGAAAACCCTGGCTGAAAAGGCAAAGGAAGACCAGTTAATCGAAGCCCTGGAAAAGATCCAGCAAGCAGTCGCTGAAGCCGGTATTCCCTATGAAGCAGTCGCCGAAGCCATTCGCGAGGTTCGTTCCAGATGA
- a CDS encoding amino acid permease yields the protein MVNKKEGLSTRDLVLLALGTVVGGSFFLGSAVAIRAAGPSIIISFILGGILVYIILTALSEMTVANPVPGSFRTYAEQNFGPWLGFVVGWVYWTGLTLAMSSEATAASIFLHAWFPEIPIGIIASLIIVVVTLLNLVGPRLFARLESSLAAFKLLALVGFVVAGLSLILGMVPAKPAVGLGELRKEFFLAGGLGGIAGSMLIVMFTYAGFEVVGLAAPETRNPLKTIPQAIAYTVISLVGLYLAVMATLLPLIPTNVLSAERSPLVMALEAHGLRWAGQLFNVVMLSAILSTMLAATFGLGRMTQSLALEGHAPSWLKEPAASAGVPRRGILFSGAAMLAGVSLSYLLPKGIYLFLVASGGFSLLLAYVIIMATHYRFRKAWGCPPTGRCQLPGYPYTTLGGLAALLAIMASMPLIPGQGAGLLAGLALTGVYSLGYLVFKVWAPRARKAVLIRPGDVQPEAAWEIGEELLPPADATKETQTPDSIERD from the coding sequence ATGGTCAATAAAAAGGAAGGTCTTTCCACCCGGGATCTAGTGCTGCTTGCCCTTGGGACGGTGGTAGGGGGTTCTTTTTTCCTCGGTTCAGCCGTAGCCATACGCGCCGCAGGGCCCTCGATAATCATTTCCTTCATCCTTGGAGGGATATTGGTTTACATCATTCTTACGGCCCTTTCCGAAATGACTGTGGCAAATCCCGTACCCGGTTCTTTTCGCACCTATGCCGAGCAAAACTTCGGGCCCTGGCTGGGTTTTGTGGTGGGTTGGGTATACTGGACAGGGCTCACCCTGGCCATGTCCAGCGAGGCTACCGCAGCGTCGATTTTCCTTCATGCCTGGTTCCCGGAAATACCCATAGGGATCATAGCCTCATTGATCATCGTCGTCGTAACCCTGTTAAATCTTGTGGGACCGAGGTTGTTCGCCCGGCTTGAAAGCAGCCTTGCAGCTTTTAAGTTGTTGGCACTGGTGGGTTTTGTGGTCGCCGGCCTGAGCCTGATTCTGGGGATGGTCCCCGCTAAACCGGCCGTCGGCCTTGGCGAACTACGTAAGGAATTCTTTTTAGCCGGAGGGTTGGGTGGCATCGCCGGCAGCATGTTGATTGTAATGTTCACCTATGCCGGTTTTGAAGTCGTGGGCCTCGCGGCGCCGGAAACCCGCAACCCGCTGAAGACAATTCCCCAGGCCATAGCCTACACCGTAATTTCGCTGGTGGGCCTGTACCTGGCCGTTATGGCTACTCTACTGCCCCTCATACCAACAAATGTCCTTTCGGCAGAAAGAAGTCCCCTGGTTATGGCCCTCGAGGCCCACGGGTTAAGGTGGGCCGGGCAGCTGTTCAACGTGGTGATGCTTTCAGCGATCCTCTCCACCATGCTGGCAGCCACTTTCGGGCTGGGGCGGATGACCCAGTCCCTGGCCCTGGAGGGGCACGCCCCATCCTGGCTGAAAGAACCTGCCGCTTCTGCAGGGGTTCCCCGGCGAGGAATCCTGTTTTCGGGTGCAGCCATGCTGGCCGGAGTGAGCCTGTCTTACCTGCTGCCGAAAGGGATATACCTTTTCCTCGTTGCTTCAGGGGGGTTCTCTTTACTTCTGGCCTACGTGATCATCATGGCCACCCATTACCGCTTCCGCAAAGCTTGGGGTTGTCCTCCCACCGGGCGCTGCCAGTTGCCCGGCTACCCCTACACCACTCTGGGAGGGCTGGCCGCTTTGCTGGCTATCATGGCCAGCATGCCCCTGATACCCGGCCAGGGTGCGGGCCTTCTGGCCGGCCTCGCTTTGACGGGCGTATATTCGCTGGGTTATCTGGTGTTCAAAGTTTGGGCTCCCCGTGCCAGGAAGGCCGTTTTAATCAGGCCAGGTGACGTTCAGCCGGAAGCTGCTTGGGAAATCGGGGAAGAGCTTCTCCCGCCGGCAGACGCCACCAAAGAAACACAAACGCCTGACTCTATTGAACGGGACTAG